Below is a window of Pleurodeles waltl isolate 20211129_DDA chromosome 4_1, aPleWal1.hap1.20221129, whole genome shotgun sequence DNA.
gttttgtgatatttgaatgctttacactttgtctcctaagttaagccttgacgctcgatgccaagctaccaagggtagagctgggattaatttactgagacctaactgtacttttgtggaggtttgtggcttgttgctaggtgtaggtacctacctgccctaccaataacccattttccaacaataacacTCTGCAAATATGCCATCCCAGCACGAAACAGATAAGCAGGAGGATCTTGAGGGTTTGGCCCAGGTCGTACCTTCCGTGCCCGCAAGAGCCCAAACACCTTATCCGAGGAGTCCGCTGGTCTGTGCTCCATATATTTGAATCTTGGAAAATGTGCTTATATTAGGAAAATCACATTCCGAGTCCCATATATCACTGTGAAATAAAGTTATACACTGGGTTGGAAAGCACTCGGGTGGAGCGCAGATCTTTCTAGGGAaattttaactgtaagaagggtccctTGGGTTGGTACATCGCCTAAGTCTTCACAAGAGGACTGTATAATTATACATTTTAGGAGCCAGTGGCTAGTTAATACCTTGTAccattatttttttaacttcaatGCAACCCACAGGGTCTATCAGAGTACAACATCTAACAGAGTTTATTTCTTCTTCCTCGCAGGCCTATCCACCTGATTTAAATGATTTAGGAAAACAGAACTGTGACCGGGTGGCCCCGATCTCCGTGTCGGATCAAGAGGCCTTCCCCATGCCGGAGGAGGCCGGAacatcacttccgcgttcccacgtcaCCATGGGAACGCGTTCACAGCGAGGCACGCATCGGGAGGTTACCGgggcaacctccgatgacgaggagaGTTCGGATTGGCCAAGAGgggaggaaggaggccaaaaggggcggaattcccgagagagaggagaggaaggaACGCGAGGCGGCGGCgaggagaagcagagagacagagaaaattaccagagagaagaaaagccccaagaaacccaggacgaagacagcggacctcggaggagcagatccggtctcgaagacgggaagcctggaccgatcggcaaccataccggagaccgacgcgaggaactccccagagccagccacgaccccggagggtcgtggctctggaaggtacggtctttGTGGGCAAAACGAGGGGCACTTTAATAGAagagagctggggaagggagggaggaagggtgaggggaggacagggagggaactaAGGGACACCTAAAGAGCACGTGGAAACCACAAAACCCCACCGCGCACGAGTGAATAAGATAATAAGCACTTACCTTCCAATCCTCACGGACACAGAATCACCCCCCCTTCCAGTATCCCATTCCCCAGTAGTTAGACTAAGAAAGGACGTGAATGCATGTGGTCATCCCACTTACAGTAGATATTTGTTCCTTTTCCCTTTATGGTTGACGGCGGGATCCTACGAGGACGACCACACACAgtaccaaaggagaagaagaaaagggacATACCATTAGAAGGGAGAAACTcaccacccaaaggagaaacagaACTTAAACCATCTAAATATCCATAGTGCCTTTTTTTCAATAACcaataaaaatacttaccgtaaaaccaaacatacctctcccgagtatctatactgtggggactgttacagtggtgtcagaagtgggatagaatTACGTATCCTGCCTTAACAGtccaaacagtatacacaatgagtaaaAATCTGTCATTAGAGACCATGGTCAAGCAATTAgcagaagggcaaagacacttacaactggTATGGGAAGCCCAACAGCGAGAAGCCAAAGAGGATCGAGAAGCCCTACAATCTGCTTTAAAGAGTCAGGCAACCATACTTGCGAATAATCAGCTAGTACATGAAGCGGCGATGAAAAAGCTCACGGAGACTATTGCCGCTAGCAAAGTGCACCCAAATGTTCCCAGTTCGGTGCTACAGAAGTATCAAGAGGGAGAGGACccagaatccttctttacaaactttgaaagagtggcatcCTCTGCCCTGTGGCCggaagataaatggggacagtaTGTCGCCCCCTTGTTGACCGGTCTCCTGCAATCAGCATACCAAGCCGCGAATCCAGGAGGTCTCACACCTTATAGAGATATAAAAACCAGCATACTCGAAAGGGTAGGACACGATACCGAGTACTATCGGGTTAGATTTCGTAAGGttaaatggggcaccaacgaagatcccCGGACCTTTTATTTTCGGGTCAAAGACTTAGCACTGAAGTGGCTAGGCCATATTGGGAGTAGCCGAGAGGAGGTTATCACGACTATTATATTAGAACAATATCTTGAAGGACTACcgccatccacaaaacactggatcaggcaacacccaaaagtagaTACCGAGACAGCTATCGATTTAGCCTGCGCTTTTCATCGTTCTACAGATATCAGGAACCTCCCAACTCGATCCACCCTTAAACCGGTCCTATCGAATCCAAAGACCTTTGCGAAAAACCCACACGATCAGCTAGCCACTCGTAGATTTCCTGAAGCACCACCTGCAACGGGACCCCAATGCTATaattgtggtgaatggggacacattgcacgtatgtgtccccagaaacaagaaattggggaaccaatggaaataggaatgaCAAGACGTAGGGTACTGTGTACAGGAAGAGGGGCACTGAAGTTCAAGACAATGATAACAGTTAATGAAAAGAATGTGTATGCCCTTGTGGATTCAGGCTGTAGCCAATCGGTAATTAGAAAAGACCTGGTCGACGATGACACAGAAGTGAAAAAATGGGTGTCTATCTGCTGTATACACGGGGATAAGGCCTAATATCCCCTAAAGGTACTCCAGATCGGGTGGGGTCCCTATCGAGATTTCCTGCAGGTGGGAATAATGCAGCAattaatcgaggagtgtatcattggaacgGACTGTATACACTTCCAAGAGTTGTTAGACCACGTCAGAGATAACAAGGTATCCCAGGACTGGTGGATAGAGGCCCCTTTTTCAGATAGCAACATTGAATGTTCAGTAGACCGCAGAAAATTATCCAGAAGAGAAAAACGACGAGAGAGAGCAATACCGGAAGGTATCAGGTGCCAAGCCCATCGAAGAGATAGTGGCAGAACTACATGAGGCTCCCAGTAGCTTTTGCCAACAAcaaagagaggacccctcccttacccatgcttggaggtcggcggtaacaGAAGAGagtgaggaggtgggtccctattttttagTACAGAAAAACCTGTTATATCGGGTGACTACCACCAGGTCGGGAGTacgtaaacaccaacttctagTGCCTACAGCCTATAGAGAACATGTTCTCACCTTAGCTCATAATCAACCAGGGGGGGGACACTTCgggagagagaaaaccgaagagTATTTGCTCAGGCGTTTTTATTGGCCGGGAATATATGCACACATACGAAGATATTGCACACAATGTCCacgatgtcagttaaccgaacctgggAGGCCTAAGAAGGCACCTCTTATGCCCCTTCCGATTATCGATGTCCCTTTTAAAAGAATAGGAATGGACTTAATCGGACCCTTGGTTCCTTCATCAAAGGGACACACCTATATTCTAGTTATTGTGgactacgccaccagatacccCGAGGCTATTCCCCTCACCAGCATGACTACCAAAACAGTTGCACAGGCTATGATCAATGTTTTCGCTCGTCTTGGGTTTCCCCATGAGattcttacagaccagggtaccccttttatgtccaccttaatgaaacaggTCTGCAAAACGTTAGGTATTGCTCAGATAAGAACCTccgcttaccatcctcaaacggatggactGGTCGAACGGTATAACCGAACTATTAAAACGCTACTCAGGAAGATTGTCCATGAAACCGGGaaagactgggatcaaaagttGCCGTTAGTTTTATACGCAATAcgaacccatgaacaagcatccACCGGTCATAGCCCgtttgagttggtgtttggacgccaacctaggtccctgttagacatggctgtggaaacctgggaggcagaggcggaggaaggggggactcCTTTGCTAGAATATGCCCAAAAGTTAAGAACACACCTACACAGATTATGGACTGAAGTACATGAaaacatggaacaggcacaacaaaCCCAAAAGTCCCACTATGACAAGGGAAGTAAATTACAGGTATTTCAACCTGAGGATCAAGTCTTACTAATGAGACCCACCTCTGAACACAAACTCctggcaaaatggcaaggtccCTATCGGATAGTCAAGGCAGTTTCAccagtcacctacctggttgaaatATCATCTCGTCCACagaaaacccaaatatatcatgtgAACATACTTAAAAAATGGGAGGCACCCGAACAACCAAACCATAACGTAGGAATGGGCCAGTTTCTATGCACCAACAAGACACTAGACATTGAATTCTGCCCTACCACACCAGCCCCGAAAGATAATCTACCCTCAATTGACGAAACTTTAACTGAGGATAAACAACGGCAAGCACATAAGGTATTAAAACAATGGCAAAGATTGTTTTCAGAAAAACCAGGCAAAACTTTCCTGATACACCATAACATCCGATCCAACCCCAATACTATCACTAGAGTAAGACCATATCGCATTCCCGAAGCCAGAAAACAAATAATCGAGGAAGAAATCAAAAAAATGTTATCCTTAGGAGTAATAGAAccatccactagtccctggtgttcgccGGTAGTCCTAGTACCCAAACCTGACGGTactgtcaggttttgcatagattttcgCAAACTTAACTCAAATTCTCTGTTCGACACCTACCCCATTCCCAGGGTAGATGACGTTCTTGagaaactagggaaagcaaaatacatgtccacaattgacctaacaaaagggtattggcagattcccctagctacccaagataaagaaaaaacggcatttTCCACCCAGTCCGGGTTGTATCAATTCACTGTATTGCCATTTGGGCTTCACGGAGCACCAGCAACCTTTCAAAGACTCatggataggattttaaaaccctATCCTACATTCTCGGCTGCATACCTAGATGAtgttgttattttcagtgagacctgggaagaccatctagTACATCTACAGCACATATTCCAGACTCTCACGACAGCCGGCTTAACTGCCAATCCAAAGAAATGTATTATAGGGAAAACCGACATCTCTTATCTAGGGTATCGCATAAAACAAGGTACCCTACAACCACAAACGCGGAAGgttgatgccattttacatgcacctCTTCCCCGCACTAAAAAGGAGTTGCGCTCATTTTTAGGGCTAGTGGGCTATTATTGGCGGTTCATTCCCCATTACTCCACCTGGGCAGCCGCTCTTACGGATCTCCTCATGAAATACCATCCCAATCGGCTTTTACCTTTTTCTGAATCACAGAACGCAAGTTTTGAGCGGTTGAGAGCCTCATTAACCTCcgtccccatcctccactgtcctgaTTTCTCAAAACCTTTCCACCTTTATACGGAcgcctcggatgttgggcttgggggGGTTCTGACTCAACCGGATAGCGAGGGGCTGGACCATCCCATtgtctacatcagtagaaagttATTTCCGAGAGAACGTAGCTATCCCATCATCGAGAGAGAgtgcctggccatcaagtgggccgtGGACTGTTTACAATACTATCTACTGGGTCGGCCTTTTATACTATTCacagatcacgctcccctcacttgGCTAGCTGCACATAAGGATTCGAATTCTAGGATActcagatggttccttgaacttcagCCATTCTCCTTCCAGGTTCGCCATGTTCCGGGATCCCAGCAGgcccccgcggattatctgtctcgttTTCCCCTGTCGTCTcctgtcctggaacaggacagttcttggggaagggtgtgtgaccgggtggcCCCGATCTCCGTGTCGGATCAAGAGGCCTTCCCCATGCCGGAGGAGGCCGGAacatcacttccgcgttcccacgtcaCCATGGGAACGCGTTCACAGCGAGGCACGCATCGGGAGGTTACCGgggcaacctccgatgacgaggagaGTTCGGATTGGCCAAGAGgggaggaaggaggccaaaaggggcggaattcccgagagagaggagaggaaggaACGCGAGGCGGCGGCGGCAGCgaggagaagcagagagacagagaaaattaccagagagaagaaaagccccaagaaacccaggacgaAGACAGCGGACCTCGGAGGAGCAGATCCAGTCTCGAAGACGGGAAGCCTGGACCGATCGGCAACCATACTGGAGACCGACGCGAGGAACtccccagagccagccacgaccccggagggtcgtggctctggaaggtacggtctttGTGGGCAAAACGAGGGGCACTTTAATAGAagagagctggggaagggagggaggaagggtgaggggaggacagggagggaactaAGGGACACCTAAAGAGCACGTGGAAACCACAA
It encodes the following:
- the LOC138288381 gene encoding eukaryotic translation initiation factor 3 subunit A-like, producing the protein MQPTGSIRVQHLTEFISSSSQAYPPDLNDLGKQNCDRVAPISVSDQEAFPMPEEAGTSLPRSHVTMGTRSQRGTHREVTGATSDDEESSDWPRGEEGGQKGRNSRERGEEGTRGGGEEKQRDRENYQREEKPQETQDEDSGPRRSRSGLEDGKPGPIGNHTGDRREELPRASHDPGGSWLWKVRHVPGSQQAPADYLSRFPLSSPVLEQDSSWGRVCDRVAPISVSDQEAFPMPEEAGTSLPRSHVTMGTRSQRGTHREVTGATSDDEESSDWPRGEEGGQKGRNSRERGEEGTRGGGGSEEKQRDRENYQREEKPQETQDEDSGPRRSRSSLEDGKPGPIGNHTGDRREELPRASHDPGGSWLWKLKALELAILPSLIYITLEN